A single window of Neurospora crassa OR74A linkage group VII, whole genome shotgun sequence DNA harbors:
- a CDS encoding N(6)-adenine-specific DNA methyltransferase 2, whose amino-acid sequence MACIIDKFSDDESDLELSTSTLDALKSFYAERDARAEQFAKLQAEAEERHALNVKLSMDAFTEDWNESQFWYSDETATFLAKQLLAGATPTTSIAVVSAPSVFVQLKNLLNSDAYKDKPKPKLTLLEHDNRFAVFADEFVFYDFAQPLKLPSHLKGAFDRVIVDPPFLSEDCQTKAALTVRWMLKSEEKGEKPRIIACTGERMETLVTEKLYKSYGLRTTTFEPKHARGLSNEFYCYANFEVKPEEGAGAETPEGKGWTLRELGWKEKEGAATAAAA is encoded by the exons ATGGCGTGCATCATCGACAAATTCTCTGATGATGAGAGTGACCT CGAACTCTCTACCTCAACCCTCGATGCCCTCAAATCTTTCTACGCCGAGCGCGATGCCCGTGCTGAGCAGTTTGCTAAGCTCCAGGCCGAGGCTGAGGAGAGGCATGCTTTGAACGTCAAGCTGTCTATGGATGCTTTCACCGAGGATTGGAATGAAAGCCAGTTCTGG TACTCCGATGAAACAGCTACCTTTCTCGCCAAACAACTCCTCGCCGGCGCCACTCCAACCACCTCCATCGCCGTCGTCTCCGCCCCCTCCGTCTTCGTTCAGCTCAAGAACCTTTTGAACAGCGACGCCTACAAagacaagcccaagcccaaactCACCTTACTCGAGCACGACAACCGCTTCGCCGTCTTTGCTGACGAATTCGTCTTTTACGATTTCGCCCAGCCGCTCAAGCTTCCAAGCCACCTCAAGGGCGCCTTTGACCGCGTCATTGTGGATCCTCCCTTTTTGAGCGAGGATTGCCAGACCAAGGCTGCGTTGACGGTAAGGTGGATGCTCAAATCGGAGGAGAAGGGCGAAAAGCCCAGAATCATTGCTTGCACGGGCGAGCGCATGGAGACGCTGGTCACGGAGAAGCTGTATAAGAGCTACGGCCTGAGGACTACTACGTTTGAGCCTAAGCACGCGAGGGGGTTGAGCAATGAGTTTTATTGCTATGCTAATTTTGAGGTGAagccggaggagggggcgggGGCTGAGACGCCAGAGGGGAAGGGTTGGACGTTGAGGGAGTTGgggtggaaggaaaaggagggtgctgctactgctgctgctgcttga
- a CDS encoding rhomboid protein 2, which yields MAAQTLPASGAAVTFNTQRTRAYLLKLPLFTRATVLIIVLTWVLTLVGKSWNWDVKTWGALIPDEIGIATLYRINTFPFIHLNIFHTILNIVAFTPLLERFEHEHGTLTSVALFFGPFATIPGLIYVFVERFILHANTPVMGASMWVFLLLGMEAIRTYKTNPYFTISTYNIPTWITPLLLVVVTAALLPSSSFLGHLAGLLVGYGFGLGYLKFLAPPEWALRFIEGKLNLLGRLPHYVSVDQKTFGRFGVLPSSASSAEAGIPFSGVSGGQRLGP from the exons ATGGCAGCCCAGACACTGCCCGCCTCCGGGGCTGCCGTGACGTTCAATACCCAGCGCACGCGTGCATATCTCCTTAAGCTGCCACTTTTCACAAGAGCCACGGTGCTAATCATTGTCCTGACATGGGTTCTGACGTTGGTCGGCAAGTCATGGAACTGGGACGTCAAGACGTGGGGCGCGTTGATACCGGACGAGATTGGTATTGCGACAT TATATCGCATCAACACATTCCCCTTCATCCACCTAAACATCTTCCACACAATACTCAACATTGTCGCCTTTACACCTCTTCTCGAGCGGTTCGAGCATGAACATGGTACTTTAACCTCTGTGGCGCTCTTCTTTGGCC CATTCGCAACGATACCGGGCCTCATCTACGTCTTCGTTGAAAGGTTCATCCTTCACGCCAACACGCCAGTCATGGGAGCCAGCATGTGGGTGTTCCTGCTGCTGGGCATGGAAGCTATTCGCACCTACAAGACCAACCCCTACTTCACCATCAGCACCTACAACATTCCTACGTGGATCACTcctttgttgttggtggtggttactGCTGCGTTGCTGCCGAGTTCGAGCTTCCTCGGGCACTTGGCCGGTCTGCTTGTCGGTTATGGGT TCGGCCTAGGATACCTCAAGTTCCTCGCCCCTCCTGAGTGGGCGTTGCGGTTCATCGAAGGAAAGCTCAACCTCTTGGGTAGACTGCCTCACTACGTCAGCGTGGATCAAAAGACTTTTGGCAGATTCGGTGTCCTCCCTTCCTCTGCCTCATCAGCCGAGGCTGGCATTCCGTTTTCCGGGGTCTCTGGTGGCCAGCGATTGGGACCTTGA
- the nuo40 gene encoding NADH-ubiquinone oxidoreductase 40 kDa subunit, with protein sequence MAPLTAAMRSTPRIIVSNAFGFQRRAISDVTITRTGKPIIRNQGGRSSLGGHTATVFGATGQLGRYIVNRLARQGCTVVIPFRDEYNKRHLKVTGDLGKVVMIEFDLRNTQSIEESVRHSDVVYNLIGRDYPTKNFSFEDVHIEGAERIAEAVAKYDVDRFIHVSSYNADPNSECEFFATKARGEQVVRSIFPETTIVRPAPMFGFEDRLLHKLASVKNILTSNGMQEKYNPVHVIDVGQALEQMLWDDNTASETFELYGPKTYTTAEISEMVDREIYKRRRHVNVPKKILKPIAGVLNKALWWPIMSADEIEREFHDQVIDPEAKTFKDLGIEPADIANFTYHYLQSYRSNAYYDLPPATEKERREDREYIHML encoded by the exons ATGGCTCCCTTGACGGCCGCGATGCGGTCGACTCCCAGAATTATCGTTTCCAATGCCTTTGGCTTTCAGCGACGAGCTATCTCCGACGTGACCATCACCCGCACCGGCAAGCCCATCATCCGTAACCAGGGTGGCCG CTCCTCCCTCGGTGGACATACGGCGACAGTCTTCGGTGCGACCGGCCAACTCGGCCGCTACATCGTCAACAGACTAG CGAGACAAGGATGCACTGTCGTCATTCCCTTCCGCGACGAGTACAACAAGCGCCATCTGAAAGTTACGGGTGATTTGGGCAAGGTGGTCATGATT GAGTTCGACTTGCGCAACACCCAATCCATCGAGGAGAGCGTCCGACACTCCGATGTCGTCTACAACCTGATCGGTCGCGACTACCCGACCAA GAACTTCTCGTTCGAGGACGTCCATATCGAGGGTGCTGAGCGCATCGCCGAAGCTGTCGCCAAATACGATGTCGACCGCTTCATCCACGTCTCGTCTTACAATGCAGACCCCAACTCGGAGTGCGAGTTCTTCGCCACCAAG GCGCGCGGTGAGCAAGTAGTCAGGAGCATTTTCCCCGAAACCACCATTGTCCGGCCAGCTCCCATGTTTGGCTTCGAGGACAGGTTGCTTCACAAGCTTGCCAGCGTCAAGAATATCCTGACATCCAATGGGATGCAAGAGAAGTACAACCCTGTCCAC GTGATTGATGTTGGCCAGGCTCTTGAACAGATGCTCTGGGACGACAACACTGCTTCGGAGACTTTTGAGCTCTACGGTCCCAAGACCTACACTACCGCTGAGATCTCCGAGATGGTTGACCGCGAAATCTACAAGAGGCGGCGCCACGTGAATGTGCCCAAGAAGATCCTCAAGCCGATCGCCGGTGTGCTGAACAAGGCCCTCTGGTGGCCCATCATGTCTGCCGATGAGATTGAGCGTGAGTTCCACGACCAGGTCATCGATCCGGAGGCCAAGACCTTCAAGGACCTCGGCATCGAGCCTGCAGATATCGCCAACTTCACCTACCATTACTTG CAAAGTTATCGCAGCAATGCCTACTACGACCTTCCGCCAGCGACcgaaaaggagaggagggaggacaGGGAGTACATTCACATGCTGTGA